The following coding sequences lie in one Pseudorca crassidens isolate mPseCra1 chromosome 2, mPseCra1.hap1, whole genome shotgun sequence genomic window:
- the LOC137209363 gene encoding heterogeneous nuclear ribonucleoprotein A1-like: MQVWPPKVVRTIPPTGAPSSPALWKEVWLEEGQRAQKTSIVDVSPPPASTAVVSKSESPKEPEQLRKLCIGGLNFETTDDSLRSHCEQRGALTDCVVTRDPSTGRSRGFGVVTCATVEEVDAAMKARPHEVDGRVGEPKRAVSREDSQRPGAHLTVKKIFVGGIKGDTEEHHLRDYFEQYGKTEVIEIMTDRGSGIAFVTFDDHDSVDKIVIQKYHTVNGHNCEVRKALSQQETASASSSQRSRSGSGNFGGGRGGGFGGNDSFDRGGNFSGRAGFGGSRSGGGYGGSGDDYNEFGNDGSNFGGGGSYNDFGSYNNQSSNFGPMKRGNFGGRSSGPYGGGGQYFAKPPNQGGCGGSSSSSSCGSGRRF; this comes from the exons ATGCAGGTCTGGCCACCCAAGGTTGTTAGGACGATTCCTCCAACTGGGGCTCCCAGCAGCCCAG CTCTGTGGAAAGAGGTGTGGCTGGAAGAGGGCCAGAGAGCTCAGAAGACAAG CATCGTTGATGTCTCCCCCCCGCCCGCCTCCACTGCCGTCGTGTCTAAGTCAGAGTCACCCAAAGAGCCCGAACAGCTGCGGAAGCTCTGCATCGGAGGTCTGAACTTTGAAACAACCGATGACAGTCTGAGGAGCCATTGTGAGCAGCGGGGAGCGCTCACAGATTGTGTGGTAACGAGGGATCCAAGCACCGGGCGCTCCAGAGGCTTCGGGGTTGTCACGTGTGCCACTGTGGAGGAGGTGGATGCGGCCATGAAGGCAAGGCCACACGAGGTGGATGGAAGAGTTGGGGAACCAAAGAGGGCCGTCTCAAGAGAAGATTCTCAAAGACCTGGTGCCCACTTAACTGTGAAAAAGATTTTTGTTGGTGGCATTAAAGGAGACACTGAAGAACATCACCTAAGAGATTATTTTGAACAGTATGGGAAAACTGAAGTGATTGAAATCATGACTGACCGAGGCAGTGGCATTGCTTTCGTAACCTTTGATGACCATGACTCTGTAGACAAGATTGTCATTCAGAAATACCACACTGTGAATGGCCACAACTGTGAAGTAAGGAAAGCCCTATCTCAGCAAGAGACGGCTAGTGCCTCATCCAGCCAAAGAAGTCGAAGTGGTTCTGGAAACTTTGGTGGTGGTCGTGGAGGGGGTTTTGGTGGGAATGACAGCTTTGATCGTGGAGGAAACTTCAGTGGTCGAGCTGGCTTTGGTGGCAGCCGCAGTGGTGGTGGATATGGTGGCAGTGGGGATGACtataatgaatttggtaacgatGGAAGCAATTTTGGAGGTGGTGGAAGCTACAATGATTTTGGCAGTTACAACAATCAATCTTCAAATTTTGGACCCATGAAAAGAGGAAACTTTGGAGGCAGAAGTTCTGGCCCCTATGGTGGTGGAGGCCAATACTTTGCCAAACCCCCAAACCAAGGTGGCTGTGGTGgttccagcagcagcagtagctgtgGCAGTGGCAGAAGGTTTTGA
- the LOC137219757 gene encoding heterogeneous nuclear ribonucleoprotein A1-like has protein sequence MASRKAISSVATKNNQEIRSVDLLSARGRHRVSIVDVSPASTAVVSKSESPKEPEQLRKLCVGGLSFETTDDSLRSHCEQRGALTDCVVTRDPSTGRSRGFGVVTYATVEEVDAAMKARPHEVDGRVGEPKRAVSREDSRRRGAHLTVKKTFVGGIKGDTEEHHLRDYFEQYGKTEVIEITTDRGSGIAFVTFDDHDSVDKIVIQKYHTVNGHNCEVRKALSQQETASASSSQRSRSGSGNFGGGRGGGFGGNDSFDRGGNFSGRAGFGGSRSGGGYGGSGDGYNGFSNNGSNFGGGGSYNDFGSYNNQSSNFGGNFGGRSSGPCGGGGQYFAKPPNQGGCGGSSSSSSCGSGRRF, from the coding sequence ATGGCATCTAGAAAAGCAATTTCCTCTGTGGCCACTAAGAATAATCAGGAGATACGTTCGGTAGATCTCCTTTCTGCCCGTGGACGCCACCGAGTAAGCATCGTCGACGTCTCCCCCGCCTCCACTGCCGTCGTGTCTAAGTCAGAGTCACCCAAAGAGCCCGAACAGCTGCGGAAGCTCTGCGTCGGAGGTTTGAGCTTTGAAACAACCGATGACAGTCTGAGGAGCCATTGTGAGCAGCGGGGAGCGCTCACAGATTGTGTGGTAACGAGGGATCCAAGCACCGGGCGCTCCAGAGGCTTCGGGGTCGTCACGTATGCCACTGTGGAGGAGGTGGATGCGGCCATGAAGGCAAGGCCACACGAGGTGGATGGAAGAGTTGGGGAACCAAAGAGGGCCGTCTCAAGAGAAGATTCTCGAAGACGTGGTGCCCACTTAACTGTGAAAAAGACTTTTGTTGGTGGCATTAAAGGAGACACTGAAGAACATCACCTAAGAGATTATTTTGAACAGTATGGGAAAACTGAAGTGATTGAAATCACGACTGATCGAGGCAGTGGCATTGCGTTCGTAACCTTTGATGACCATGACTCTGTAGACAAGATTGTCATTCAGAAATACCACACTGTGAATGGCCACAACTGTGAAGTAAGGAAAGCCCTATCTCAGCAAGAGACGGCTAGTGCCTCATCCAGCCAAAGAAGTCGAAGTGGTTCTGGAAACTTTGGTGGTGGTCGTGGAGGGGGTTTTGGTGGGAATGACAGCTTTGATCGTGGAGGAAACTTCAGTGGTCGAGCTGGCTTTGGTGGCAGCCGCAGTGGTGGTGGATatggtggcagtggggatggctATAATGGATTTAGTAACAATGGAAGCAATTTTGGAGGTGGTGGAAGCTACAATGATTTTGGCAGTTACAACAATCAATCTTCAAATTTTGGAGGAAACTTTGGAGGCAGAAGTTCTGGCCCCTGTGGTGGTGGAGGCCAATACTTTGCCAAACCCCCAAACCAAGGTGGCTGTGGTGgttccagcagcagcagtagctgtgGCAGTGGCAGAAGGTTTTGA